A genomic segment from Micropterus dolomieu isolate WLL.071019.BEF.003 ecotype Adirondacks linkage group LG03, ASM2129224v1, whole genome shotgun sequence encodes:
- the hormad1 gene encoding HORMA domain-containing protein 1 isoform X2 has translation MACVQQARTSLDTQLLPNQVLSEQQSLVVIKKLLAIAVSGITYLRGLFPEKAYGNKYVEDQKVMILKEERSCPGASQIVQWMQGCFDAIQKKYLRTVIMSIYTDPENPQKVTEFYQFRIQYTAKGAEMDFESNNNNNKVSMPCGNTRKASILLVRKLYTLMQNLGPLPDNVCLNMKLAYYDNATPQDYQPPGFKEADGDTMEFEKEPVKLAMGEVTTPFHTLKLDMATERQRLEQVEESVHATEKWVLKMEEEGVLLQSHMIEDGEKPDYENTDFDNTEIQMSCHEKIESCEEATELDTLVKKTSDMEVARKRTRSGRIIKSTTETNLTVNNKKLTAMKDKVVSQYDIPNSQETLSTSAPKKKRKFSEPKERF, from the exons ATGGCCTGTGTACAACAAGCGAGAACTTCACTG GATACTCAGTTGTTGCCTAATCAGGTTCTCTCAGAGCAGCAGTCCTTAGTTGTTATAAAGAAGCTTCTGGCCATCGCTGTGTCTGGCATCACATACCTCCGGGGCCTTTTCCCAGAGAAAGCCTATGGGAACAAATATGTAGAAG ATCAGAAAGTGATGATCCTCAAAGAGGAGCGCAGCTGTCCCGGTGCCAGTCAGATTGTTCAATG GATGCAGGGTTGCTTTGATGCTATCCAGAAGAAGTAT CTGCGGACAGTAATTATGTCT ATCTACACTGACCCAGAGAACCCCCAG AAAGTGACTGAGTTTTACCAGTTTAGGATCCAGTACACTGCAAAAGGAGCAGAAATGGACTTTGAAAG caacaacaacaacaacaaggtgTCAATGCCGTGCGGCAACACTAGGAAGGCCAGCATCTTGCTGGTGAGGAAGCTCTACACTCTGATGCAGAATCTGGGTCCTCTGCCAGACAATGTCTGCCTCAACATGAAGCTGGCTTACTATGACAATG CCACTCCTCAGGACTACCAGCCGCCGGGCTTCAAAGAGGCAGACGGCGACACCATGGAATTTGAGAAGGAGCCGGTCAAACTCGCCATGGGCGAGGTGACCACTCCCTTCCACACTCTGAAGTTGGACATggccacagagagacagaggctgGAGCAG GTGGAGGAGAGTGTTCATGCGACGGAGAAGTGGGTTCtgaagatggaggaggagggcgTCCTGTTGCAG AGTCATATGATTGAAGATGGGGAGAAACCTGACTACGAGAACACGGACTTTGACAACACTG AGATCCAGATGAGCTGTCATGAGAAGATCGAGAGTTGTGAGGAAGCCACAGAG CTCGACACTTTGGTGAAGAAGACCTCCGACATGGAGGTGGCCCGGAAGAGGACCAGGAGTGGACGGATTATCAAGTCCACTACG GAGACAAACCTGACTGTGAACAACAAGAAGCTGACAGCTATGAAGGATAAAGTG GTTTCTCAGTATGACATCCCAAACAGCCAGGAAACGCTGTCTACCTCCGCTCCTAAGAAGAAACGCAAATTCAGCGAGCCCAAGGAACGCTTCTGA
- the hormad1 gene encoding HORMA domain-containing protein 1 isoform X1, producing the protein MAQSQAFILLSLTDAMACVQQARTSLDTQLLPNQVLSEQQSLVVIKKLLAIAVSGITYLRGLFPEKAYGNKYVEDQKVMILKEERSCPGASQIVQWMQGCFDAIQKKYLRTVIMSIYTDPENPQKVTEFYQFRIQYTAKGAEMDFESNNNNNKVSMPCGNTRKASILLVRKLYTLMQNLGPLPDNVCLNMKLAYYDNATPQDYQPPGFKEADGDTMEFEKEPVKLAMGEVTTPFHTLKLDMATERQRLEQVEESVHATEKWVLKMEEEGVLLQSHMIEDGEKPDYENTDFDNTEIQMSCHEKIESCEEATELDTLVKKTSDMEVARKRTRSGRIIKSTTETNLTVNNKKLTAMKDKVVSQYDIPNSQETLSTSAPKKKRKFSEPKERF; encoded by the exons ATGGCTCAATCTCAGG cttttattttgttatctCTCACTGATGCAATGGCCTGTGTACAACAAGCGAGAACTTCACTG GATACTCAGTTGTTGCCTAATCAGGTTCTCTCAGAGCAGCAGTCCTTAGTTGTTATAAAGAAGCTTCTGGCCATCGCTGTGTCTGGCATCACATACCTCCGGGGCCTTTTCCCAGAGAAAGCCTATGGGAACAAATATGTAGAAG ATCAGAAAGTGATGATCCTCAAAGAGGAGCGCAGCTGTCCCGGTGCCAGTCAGATTGTTCAATG GATGCAGGGTTGCTTTGATGCTATCCAGAAGAAGTAT CTGCGGACAGTAATTATGTCT ATCTACACTGACCCAGAGAACCCCCAG AAAGTGACTGAGTTTTACCAGTTTAGGATCCAGTACACTGCAAAAGGAGCAGAAATGGACTTTGAAAG caacaacaacaacaacaaggtgTCAATGCCGTGCGGCAACACTAGGAAGGCCAGCATCTTGCTGGTGAGGAAGCTCTACACTCTGATGCAGAATCTGGGTCCTCTGCCAGACAATGTCTGCCTCAACATGAAGCTGGCTTACTATGACAATG CCACTCCTCAGGACTACCAGCCGCCGGGCTTCAAAGAGGCAGACGGCGACACCATGGAATTTGAGAAGGAGCCGGTCAAACTCGCCATGGGCGAGGTGACCACTCCCTTCCACACTCTGAAGTTGGACATggccacagagagacagaggctgGAGCAG GTGGAGGAGAGTGTTCATGCGACGGAGAAGTGGGTTCtgaagatggaggaggagggcgTCCTGTTGCAG AGTCATATGATTGAAGATGGGGAGAAACCTGACTACGAGAACACGGACTTTGACAACACTG AGATCCAGATGAGCTGTCATGAGAAGATCGAGAGTTGTGAGGAAGCCACAGAG CTCGACACTTTGGTGAAGAAGACCTCCGACATGGAGGTGGCCCGGAAGAGGACCAGGAGTGGACGGATTATCAAGTCCACTACG GAGACAAACCTGACTGTGAACAACAAGAAGCTGACAGCTATGAAGGATAAAGTG GTTTCTCAGTATGACATCCCAAACAGCCAGGAAACGCTGTCTACCTCCGCTCCTAAGAAGAAACGCAAATTCAGCGAGCCCAAGGAACGCTTCTGA
- the ensab gene encoding endosulfine alpha b → MSSENLDSDTQVDYEDEKQDSQEKNANPVKAEEAKLKAKYPGLGQKPGGSDFLMKRLQKGQKYFDSGDYNMAKAKMKNKQLPVAGPDKNLVTGDHIPTPQDLPQRKSSLVTSKLAG, encoded by the exons ATGTCGTCAGAAAACCTGGACTCGGACACTCAGGTGGACTACGAGGACGAAAAACAG GACTCCCAGGAGAAGAATGCAAACCCAGTGAAGGCAGAAGAGGCAAAGCTGAAAGCCAAGTACCCCGGCCTGGGCCAGAAGCCCGGCGGCTCAGACTTTCTGATGAAGAGACTACAGAAGGGG CAAAAGTACTTCGACTCGGGCGACTATAACATGGCCAAAGCGAAGATGAAGAACAAGCAGCTTCCCGTGGCGGGGCCCGACAAGAACCTGGTGACTGGCGACCACATTCCCACGCCGCAAGATCTGCCACAGAGGAAGTCCTCCTTGGTGACCAGCAAGCTAGCAGGCTAG
- the mcl1b gene encoding induced myeloid leukemia cell differentiation protein Mcl-1b: MNMLHPTKRAAFNVMSFILPQNGVVEGPMHYGSGDSSPQLAMGSSLDSQNGNVGPSDTPKRPKLLGVKSNGFVPKSFQDNSEEIEDGSLPCTPELDSPIDVSSCPAGDEVLENDTRQLISSFLIDFTGLTKLPRKENKALSTMKRVVEDVLEKHRYAYNGMINKLSLDDTGDDASFVSSVAKSLFADGTTNWGRIASLVAFGAAVSQYLKEKGRGNCVELVGKEISTYLLSYQRDWLVKNNSWDGFVDFFRVADPESTVRNTLMAFAGLAGLGATVALLIR, translated from the exons ATGAATATGCTTCACCCGACGAAACGGGCCGCGTTTAACGTTATGAGCTTTATTCTTCCTCAAAATGGAGTCGTGGAGGGACCGATGCACTACGGCTCGGGTGATTCCTCCCCGCAGCTAGCCATGGGCTCTTCTTTAGATTCTCAGAACGGAAACGTTGGGCCCAGCGACACTCCAAAACGGCCTAAGCTTCTGGGAGTGAAGTCTAACGGGTTTGTACCAAAAAGCTTTCAAGACAACAGCGAAGAAATCGAGGACGGctcgctgccatgtacgccggAGTTGGACAGTCCAATCGATGTCTCCAGTTGCCCAGCAGGGGATGAAGTCTTGGAGAATGACACGAGGCAACTGATCAGCAGTTTTCTGATAGACTTTACTGGACTTACTAAACTTCCGcggaaagaaaacaaagcactATCAACAATGAAAAGAGTTGTGGAGGACGTTTTGGAAAAACACAGATACGCATACAATG gtaTGATCAACAAACTGTCATTGGATGACACAGGAGATGATGCCAGTTTTGTAAGCTCAGTAGCCAAGAGCCTCTTTGCAGATGGAACCACCAACTGGGGTCGTATTGCCAGCCTGGTTGCCTTTGGGGCAGCTGTGTCTCAGTACCTGAAGGAGAAAGGCAGGGGCAACTGTGTGGAGCTTGTGGGAAAGGAAATCTCCACATACCTACTGTCTTATCAGCGGGACTGGCTGGTCAAAAACAACTCATGG GATGGCTTTGTTGATTTCTTTCGAGTAGCAGACCCAGAGTCCACAGTGAGGAACACACTCATGGCCTTTGCTGGATTAGCAGGCCTTGGGGCAACAGTGGCCCTGCTGATCAGGTGA